ATTTTAAAGCTTATTCTACAACcctgtatttttatttttgtttaaagcCGCcttaaatatgaaaaaataattatttttaaaaaattataaatgtggGGCACGGAGGGCACCATAGCGGGGCACGCAGGGCACACGGAAGCACTGCGTAGCTCCGATCTGCGGAATCAGCTGACTGATTCCTCACCTCTATACTCAATCGGAGTTCGGCGAGCTGAGTACGGAGCAGCTCGATGCTTGTAGTTTTTTTAGTTAATTGCTTGTAGTTATAAGATTTTTAGTGTAGTGATGGTGCGGCATTACGTCAAGAAAACTAATAAGGAGTCGTGGAATGATGGGCAGATGCATTTAGCTATTAGTGCAGTTCTCGGCGGTTCAACATGCAAAGCTGCTGCTCAAAAGTTTGGCATTCCAAGAACCACTTTACAAAAAGAATTTATAAGTGCTCGTAATAATGACAACATTAtccaatgatttttttacattgTTGCAGTCTCTGATGGATAAATTCAACTTCAAagctgaaaatatttacaatgttGATGAGACTGACATATCCATAGTACCTAAATCATGCTCTAGAGTAGTGGCACGTACAGGACACAAACAAGTTGGAGGCAAAACTGCTGCTGAAAGAGGTGAAACCGTCACTGCAGAAATTTGCATGTCAGCCGCAGGAGCTTTCATGCCACCTATGCTGATTTTTCCTAgagtgaaagaaaataaagaactACTTGAAGGAGCGCCAGCTGGAGCATGGGCTGAATTTCACAAAAGTGGATGGATACAAGTTTACATTTATACAAGATGGTTTAGAAGATTCATTAATTATTCTCATGCTTCAAAAGACAACCCAGTACTGCTGTTATTAGATGGGCATGTCAGTCATGTAAAGAACCTAGAAGTAATTGAGTTGGCGATGGAGCATGGAGTTGAAATCATCTGTTTTCCACCTCACTGCGCGCATAGAAtgcaaccacttgatgtcggCTTCATGAAACCTATAAGTCATTATTATACAGAAGAAGTAAATGCATTTCAACGAACAGGTGAACGAGtcactttaaaaaatttgtttctgtTGTTTGCAAAGGCATTCATGAATGCTGGAAAAATAGATACAGTCAACGCCAATTCCAGTTCCTAAACCTGTAAAGCGAAAGCTGCCTGCTTCTAACAGTGCAGAAAGAAACGTAAAGCACTTGCAAATCTTCCTGTAAACAATAGTAATTGCACTGTCAGTGAGAatttaattgcaaattttGCGAACAATGAAATTAAAGTAATTCAATTAAGTGAAATTGATGCAGTTCAATTAGAAAACTGTGagtttgtttatatttaatattaattattgatctcgttattcaaataaaatgtGTTACTAGGTTAAAAactattaaaatcaaaagcaaaatgtgatAAAGGTTACCTAGTCGACTAGTGATTATAATTATTGTCTGTAAAATCTTCGAgcctgttacaatgccgctaccctaagcgggtcttgggcgttgtcgtccagatcggacgggtgggtgcctatcaccactacacagcgcgtccttaggttgcggatagcggaacagcccctgagaaagaggatagctgcgaataaattgaataagcagccgcggacagccgataggaacaggcgtgggtgtgatgagccctaactgtcgaacgcattcatctagaaacactacgcaagcaccacaacaataaaaacacttcacattatctcttatctctcaatctatctcttacatcacacattacaaaaatgggcaaaaatcctgctgccgaggaggatgcgggagcgatgacaactgccccgaaaggggatgtgtagaatgattcgtcacctggtcttacgcggtaacgatgccagcgaaggtgcgctgccttgcaggggggggcgttaggatgcgagaatgaaaccggagtgtgtctgacgacgaattgacactgtcctcgtcaaagtcggaaagctctcatacttagttctagagaggtatgggggttatcacctctagaacggtggactcatctgcgatcggaacaggatccgaagcgcgcgggtttaacataacatcatggctcaaaaaaaatcaaatccgaaccaaaagggacttaagggtcggaacttggaatgttcgcagtctatacagagcaggtgcgtttaaagaactcgtaaaggaagctgataggtacaatctagatttggtagcaatacaggaatcgcggtggccagatggcggagtactagcatcgggtaacttcacgtacctgtatgggaccgggagtgggggatctctaggcaccggatttctcgtaagcaaaagcatcatacattcggttaaaagtttcaaatccgtcaatgataggctctcgtacatcattatcgaaggtgaattgtatagatatgtatttattaatgtacactgtcctacggaggacaaagaagaagaagctaaggatctctattaagaaactttagagcaggtaatcgaccagttcgcgtcttacgacacaagaatagtattaggcgatttcaatgctaaaataggtagggaggaaatgtttaggcctactatagggaaggaaagcctgcacgaagccagcaatgataacggtattagggtcataaatttcgcggcggcaaaagatcttgtaatcaaaactacgtgttttaagcacaagaacatacacacgTTGCctacgtggacatcgccggacggggccacacagaaccaaattgatcatatcctcattgaaaaaagacgtcatactaatgttcttgacgtaagggcttacagaggggcagatagcgactcggaccacttcctagtagtagccaaattaagagctagactagtagcgaatcaaaatagtaagcaagcaaacaaggtagaaagcttcgatattgagaaactacgagatagaacagagcgaattaggtaccagatagaaattaataacaggtttcaggcacttgaagaagcaaacacatcgccggaggggaatgacgaaccgaatagcttatggggggggggggggggggcatcgaaaaaacggtaaaagaggccgcgaacaaagtactgggtaaaaagaaaaagccaaagagcaaaccatggtttgacgaagagtgcgaactctggtttgaaaggcgcaaaaaggctaaattagatagcttacaaaatagaagcgataggaccgtagaagagtattctaacgtaaggaaacagacgagcgcgatctacagaaataagaagcgggagtatcaaaagaatcttattaggagaatagaaactaacagtaaggaaaataacccccgcgaaatgtacagagggattaacgccatcagaaagggttttaggagtagagcgcaattgatgaaggacgaaaatggggacctcgtaacaaatgacaacgaattactgtcgctgtggaaaaattatttcgataaattattaaacgtgcacgaaaatagcgaagaattaggggacgaaattcacactgctgaaccccacgtggaggaaccgagctaccaagaagtagaggccgcgattaaaaaactaaaaaacaacaaagccgcgggaaatgactctataccagctgagttactcaaatatgggggcgtcgagctcactttcaaaatctatagactagtatgtgccatctggaaaaatgaaacaatacccgaaaattggaaggaatctatcattataccgatttttaaaaagggggataagacagactgcaataactataggggtatttcacttttagcaacgtgctacaaagttctgtcaaacgtaatacaagctagactcactccattcgcggaagatatagtaggagattatcagtgcggatttcggcgcaacagatcgacgagcgatcaaatgtttaccataagacagttgttacagaaaaagtgggaattttgcgaaaccatacaccaactatttatagattttagaaaagcgtacgactctattaagcgaagcaaaatgtatcaaattctagtacttctcggtgtaccgaaaaaactcgtgagattaattcaaatatgtctgaacggaagcacgggaaaggtccgagtaggcggtaatgtatcagaacccttcatgatacgcgatggtttaaaacaaggggatgggctctctacggtgctgttcaacttaacgttagagtatgcagttagaaaaatgcaggttagccagatgggcgcaacgcttaatggaacaacgcagatactaggctacgcagatgatttggatatactgggggattgtagggaaacggtagcaagaaacgcggaaatcctcataaaagtggtggagtatacagggttagaaatgagtgaatcaaaaacaaagtacatgattgtggataagctaggcatctgcagaggggaggaagatctcagagtgggaattttacttttgaaaaggttagcgaattcaggtatctgggtacaaccataaatgatagaaacgagattaatgttgaaataaataagagactccattcgagtaatgcttgcttctacgccgtgagtaatttacttaagtcgaggctgttgtctaaaaacgttaaaataagaatatacaggacaaaaatactgccggtggttctgtacgggtgcgaaacgtgggctctcactaagcaggcggacaaccgttttagggtatttgaaaataaagtcttgcgaaaaatatacgggccgaagaaagatgaggaaaccggggaatggaggagactacacaatgatgagttacacaatctgtacgcgtcaccaaatattaacagaataataaaatcgcgcagattgggatgggcagggcacgtagcgagaatgggagacgactgtacggcagcgcgtatcatgaagggcaggccgatagtaacgcgacctctagttagacctagacgtagatgggaggacaacgtaaaagcggatctagtagaaataggacgggtgggtgtcgatcggagaggtgcatcttgggtggggttgacacaagatagggcagcgtggaaggcttgcgtagatgaggcaatgaactttcgagttccaaatgccatgtaaaaaaaaaaaaaaaaaacttcgagcaataaaatgagtttataaaatttctgtTGGCTAATTTGGTCCTGACCTGTGTGCCTCATCCCCGTGCCATGCGTGCCCCATGGTGGGGCATGTAGAGCTTTTTGGAAGCAATTTCTGTTTTgtaaattgcaaaaaaaaaaatactccaCCAATTCAAGTTTTGtgaattgaatttattttaatactcaatttattaaatgttttttttaccCCGAAATAGCCTATATTACCGACAGAGGAGTTAAATAAAGTTGCAGTGCCGCACATGCCCCACCTTCCCCTACATTTTTGTATCACTCGTGCTCGGATAGTGCCGCATAACGCAACGATTTTGCCTTGGCTAATTCTTGAATTATATCATCATCGGGTGAGGTTAGAGGTAAAAGCGTTAGGTTATAAGCAAAAGCGTTgcgtaatgaaaaataacgctACGTAAAAGCGTTgagttatgaaaaaaaatcgtaacgCTTCTCGCATCGCCCTCACAGTCTACATAACCTCTCTCGTTAGCCTCAGCAAAACCGTGCGTTATGCGGTACTTTATCCTCGCACTTGTGAAACAAAATAGTATGGGCAACTAGTACAATAAGTTGCCAAGCACGCACGCGGGCTTCATATCGCACTCGTTTGGCTCGTTAGCAAACCCACCCGCGTGCGTAATTGGCAACTTATCGCACTCGTTGCACAATATGATAATGGGCAAGACAAGATATGGGCTGTTCAATTTTCCTCCTGTGttgcgtatactatttttcttcacaCCAGCACCGAAAATAAACATTCCACAgatatttgaattttcgtGAGTGTAGGTGTGTTACACATCTCTTATATGTGTGTTGGTGTGTTCCGATGGGAGCTCCAGTAAGTACAGCAATATGCGCggatttcattatttttttggGAGATTGGCAATGGCTACTGGAACTCGACTGGAAAGTCGTTCCACCGCTTAGCAGTACCATTGATCATTTGCTGTACATAAACTGTAATGGTAAGTAGTGTTCTGAtataatctttattttttatttcaataaataataatatgtcATACAATCTAAGTATGTATTATGTGTTAGCGAATACTGCAGTGCCTTGATGAGGATTTGGGAAATCTTGACATACAAGATAAAATTACTGAAATGGCCAAAGACGATGAAAACAGTGAACAGCTAGTGGAGCTAATTCTAGAAGAGGATAGCGAATTATATTATCTGCATGTCTCTCCAGCAGATAGTTCACAAGCTGCAAGGGGTAAATtgtgttttcaatttttataaatagtaTAAAATTATGATGCTCATTTTTATGTATAGACATGGAATTTGCTACTGAACTGCTAAATCGGCATAAATCAGCTATCGACCATCAAGCCATAAATGCAATAGCAGCTGGTACTGCAGATGAGTCAACGCCTGGAGGAAGCAACTTAGTCACCTTAAATGTCTAGGACGAGGCAACAAATATTATACACGCTATTGAGATAACTCCATCTCAGCGTGATCAATCAAATGTTGCTATAAACTATTGCTATCTCTGCTGCTTaagttcaattatttatttgcatacatgtgtatttttaaactgttttttaattcttattaataattttcttgtAGACATGGAGTTTGCCAAAAAGTTATTGCAAGAAGAAACTACAAATGAAATTCATGCAGCAAGTGGTAGTCAATCATTGACGCAAACAAAGTTGCAAGTAGGACAAAAAAGATCATCAACTGTAGTTCAGTTGACAGACAACATTGGCAATGAAGATGAAACAGAAGATTTTCAAAATGTAAATGTCAAcaaaaaagcaagaaaaacCAAGATTGGTAtgttaaatttttgaaataattttaatattttaaaagtctTGAAAGTTGATTAATATATCCTCAAAGGTTCATGATACCTGTGCTGTTTTTTTGACCATTCAGAAAACAGAAGGTTGCATTAGCTCTGAAGCATGAGCGTCGAAACGACCTTTTCAGAGCAATGTACGCCTTCTGCTGTCTGTAAGGTCATGAAACTGCACTGGCTTCATGCAATGCACTCCAAGGGTTTGCATACCAATTTGCAAGTCTGCACGATCCATCAGTTCTTagatattctatttttatacttaaaactttttgaataattgaatattttaaaactttaaagGTGAAGAATTTTGTTTTTGGACTGAATCCCAGACTAAGTTGCTTCTGTCGCTATACAAAGAACATCAATCAAAGTTAGACGAAGGATCAATGAGGCATAAGGTATTTTGGACTCTAGTCGTTGAAGGATTAAAACAAAAAGGACATGCTTTCACTACTGTTCAATGCTCTACTAAAATGGATACGTTAAAAAGAGAAAGTGAAATATCACAATTCACAAACTGGCAATGATAAAAAGACCTGCGAACACTTTGAGGTGAGTCAGTAAATAATTGTCAAATATTATACTACTTATGTTtctaatacatttttattgtaatctACAATTGGATATTGGATATTGGATGAGATGTTTTCCAAAAAGCCATGGATTAAACCACTTTCACAAGCATGATGTAATTTACCGATGGATGATTTCGATGAaaatgagaaagagaaatcTAAGAGtagtaagtattataaattatgaaGTATATAAAAGCCTAtatgaaataatatttctttAACAAGTTTCTTATATTAAGGGGACAGACACATCCCAGAgaaaatgtcaaaaatattGAAGATATTGAAGTTCAATATAAAAAACATGATTAGAATTTGATGTATGTTATATCTGTTCTGTTTTTTATAGTGTATCtgtgtattataataaatttttcattttttgacagtTGGAGGTGTATACGTCTCCTTAATAATTATTCGTTAACTTATGTGTATctgtaaaattgttttaattttttaatatttttatttattaggaCGTACAAATACAGTAAATCAAGAAAAGTCAGAAATTATGATGCAGACTTTAGAAAATCAGCGTTTACGAGCAGAAGCGACTGCAGAAtacagaaaacaaaaattagaaattttaaAGGATTTAACATCAAAGTTTAATTGCTAACGCAATCTCATTTACTTATAACATTCAGTTAATAagattaatattatattgagTCATGAAAAGTTCATGGCTATAAGTAGTTCTAAGTAGTATGTATCATACTGGACAATTTAACtgtaatgcatttgaaagagaataaaaatacCTAGTTTTCcacgtttggtcctcgggatcgaccgctttgttgggcagataaaatgaaaaaggtgtttttttttttttaaatccatatctctgaaactaaacatcataacctcacgaaaaaatcATGTCCATGAGTCACGtatcaaactatatcccacttaaatttcaagtgatttgaatccttattttttcagtaataaatcaaaatcttaaaaaaattattttttttgtgccttgattacggacgtaaaggccttattgcacttgagattttggaaaaaagtagatattttatgtgtgttggctaagtttattgcgGGGATGTCAtcccaaaaaacactgtttttctattacataaaacattttgatcagactttttgtttttctagaagtttggaaatacaaaataccccgtggcggatttgcaaagctttttgcattttgcgtcgacatccccttaagatatcaaagtttcaatttttttgagaaattAGTTTGATTCCTTATTCGCAGATTAAGGCGCTGCAAGAGGGAGCTGTCATCGGCTCTGAAAGTTATACCACGTGATCTTTGGAGGCaggtttaaaaattattttactagtTTAAAGAAATAGAAGTTAAGAACTAAAATATTATGTAGCGTAATGTTTTTAATAGTagacatttttaaattaatatccTATATTAATGGGAGTATGAGACCTTCTGAAGAAAGAAGCAGAATTGTTAATTCTAATCACATATTATGTGGACATTGTGGAATTAaacaaaatctaaaaactgacaaatattttgaaacaGTAATAGATGTAAACGCATTGTAGGAGTACTGTTAATTTTAAATAggttcatatatatatatatatatatatatatatattggagattaatatatgtataataaatattgatttaaaatttatgattaGGAACACAAAAGATTCTATAGAAATATTAGAATGTACTGATTTACGCCAACAGTGGGGCCAGATCAAATAAATTACTGTATCATTGCGAGGTTATGATCACTTGTTTTGGTATAAATTTCAGAGCTTCCGAATATAACCACTAGGTGTGCCACTTTTGCTTTATCTTGCAAATATCTCTCAAACAAtttagtcaaatgcttcagaattttatttggtgacggattcaccataaaaaagctatctgccgctaaaattttaaacgatttcgttgaGCAGTTCTCAaataaagagctaaaatgtaaaaactgatatttctcaaaacttttgcttcctcggaacaatattttatttattgaacctataaatttagttggaggaagctaagtgccaatgaattggcagcggttttttcaataattttaatttcaccCAAGATTCCTCCTCGTCTGTCGAATATCGCAAGAACGAGAGCAACCGCGCAGCGAAACACACGGAGGAAATGAATTATCGAGTGCAATGGTTCGTATATATAGCGCCATAACAAGACAATTAGAAAGCGCTAATTATCTAGTAGCGAAGCGAGCGCCGGTTCGAGCCGGGGAAATAATTATACCTGCgagcaaaaaaaagagaggaggcAGGAAaccgcgttctctctctcggctgcgcGAACGGCGTGccgagaagagaagagagagagagagagagagagagagagagagagagagagagagaaagagatagagaggctGCATTAATGAAGGAGGTGGAGAAAATTGAAAGCTTCGCGAGCGATTTAAATATATCTACGTATTGTTAGGGCGAGTTGCGCGCGGCTTAAATGGAGCTACTTAATTTTCTTTAGGCTCTCTCTTATTCCcggataattaatatataccGCCGCTGTCTCCGCGCCTGTAACGTGCACGCTTCTCTCGCGTATGCTCGTATTTATGTACAGCACAGCGAGAAATGCGTACACTGAAACAAAtcacagtcgtttctgctgttAAGTCCGGTAGtcttaaccgttctgccaccgtaacgactgttcagtaagaacaacggtgtgccactggttgttttggcgagtcgcgactcgtaaaattggtcgcttacgcgggacaccagcaaaaacgaccaaactgattctttaaaactgctgaactctacggtaattttggcgagtcttcgtaaaATGACGGATACTGGTGCGAgatcagttaaaatggctgtgttttttttcagtgtatacCTGCTTATGTTCCGCGCGCGAATACGCATCGCGCATTTGTCTTGGCCGCGCGGAGCGAGATCGTATCTGCAAAGTGCGAGCGCGCTTTCGTTATAAAAATAGCAATTACACGCGTACGCACAaagtctctcgctctcccgaGCGTTCAATTATCGCCAAACACATGAGAGCCTCTCAGATTCTTCAGCTCAAATTCCCAATGATCGAGATTACATCTCGTGCCGTATATCGATTGCGAGGGATTATTACTTAAGGGTTACGTGCGACGAGCCGTCCCGCCCAATTGCAAGTCACACAGATGCCTCGTTTATCAAGCCGCTCTTCTTTATCCTTTGGAATATATAATGCACATAAGCCTCGAAACGCGCATCGGCTTGGCAAAGTGCACTTGCCAAGctctctcccctctctctctctctctctctctctctctctctctcgcgcgcgcgcgcgcgatgactAATGACGCTTTAAGTGCCGCTTAAGTGGCGCTGTTAGCACAAATACTCGGGCGCGGGCTCTGCTCGTTTTTTGCGTCCCGCGTATACGTCTCATCGGAAAAACGCGAGGAATCCCAGCGCGAAGCTACCCACTTCATCCGCCCCGACGCTTATTTGCGtccgcgcgaaagagagaactGAGAAAGAAAGTGTCGCTCCCGAAGGAGCGAATAGATCGAAGAGCGCAGGCTTTTTCTCCCTCGAGAAAGAGATTTTTCTAGGTGAGAGCATGTATATAGTCGGTTCGGAATTTCGGGGACCGCGATTAATTTaggagctgctgccgctgtcgccgccgccggccaTCAGCGATCGAAACAAAGAGCGCCAGAGCGCAAAAGCCGGCGGCTAATGGAGTCGTTCCCGGTACAGTCGCCGACAGAAGCTCGCGTAGCGCCGTCGTCGCAAATCATAAGATTAGAATTTTAAATGGCTGTACCCTCGTCGTTTCCGAAAATCCAAGAGGCCCGGCAATCTTGCGGCGCGATCTCCCGCCCTCTCTCGAAATAAACGGCCGATTGTTACAAGACTCGATCTCTCTGCGCTGCGGGAGATTTGTTTCTCGGCTCGCGGATAATAATGGCTGTGCTCATTTGCTTTTCGGTCCTGGCTCCCGGTGTTTATTCGCGTGCGCGGAAAGAGTCGTTCCCGATATCAAGCGAATTCACTCGCGGAGCCGTCGCTCTGTCTTTGACAAATTGACGCTGCGCTGCAAGTATTTTCGGACTTTGTTTACGCGCGCGGAGGAAAAGTGCAAGTGGCTTTTAATTGAGGAATTCGCGCGGGCACGGAATAGTCTTAGAAATTTTGCTGAATTTGCTCTCGTTGGACCGACGATCCCGGCCACCCTGAAAAGCGCCGACCGACCGCATCCATCATCGCTCCGTCGGTTAGATTTCGAGGAATCCGATGAAGAAGCGCGGGGGCGTGAAAAACGGCCTGGTTGAATTCTTCTCGCGCATGTTTCCCCCTCGTCTCTCGATCGGCGTCCAATcagcgaggagagagaaagagagaccgGTAGCGCTAATCAGCATGCGTTCCGTCGAGCCAATTAGAAATACTCTGTTTTACCGACCTTCAACTGGCCTATTGAGTTGTATCGGCCGAGTTATGTTCGCTTCGTTAGCgggccgccgcgcgcgatttcGTCCACCTCCTCGGCTCTCGTCTCCGTACAcacatacgtatgtatatacaggCTTGATTTACGGCCGAGCGAGTCAACGGACTGGCTTCTTGAGGCTGCGCTGTTAATAGTCTGCACTCTCCTGCGGGCCCCGAGAGCAAATATTCCGCTCTCTAATTGGAATTGATTAGAAGAGACCTGGAGTTGCGCTTGCGGAATAAAGACGGAATTGCTGGGGCGACTCGCTATCGCCGTTGCTACGTTACTGCTTTATGGATCGCGAGCAACGTCTCTCTTCGCTTCCTCGCGATGTCCGGCCTTTTTCAGTTGAAAAGCTGCCTCGAGAGCGATCAATTATGCCTCAATTTGCGAGCTCGGACTCGTTGTTCAGCGCTGCAGATCGCATCGGTACGAGTATTAGCACCCAGTATTGGTACAGCTACGTTCCTCGCATTCCATATGCATATTTA
The sequence above is drawn from the Nasonia vitripennis strain AsymCx chromosome 4, Nvit_psr_1.1, whole genome shotgun sequence genome and encodes:
- the LOC116738583 gene encoding uncharacterized protein LOC116738583 yields the protein MTTLSNDFFTLLQSLMDKFNFKAENIYNVDETDISIVPKSCSRVVARTGHKQVGGKTAAERGETVTAEICMSAAGAFMPPMLIFPRVKENKELLEGAPAGAWAEFHKSGWIQVYIYTRWFRRFINYSHASKDNPVLLLLDGHVSHVKNLEVIELAMEHGVEIICFPPHCAHRMQPLDVGFMKPISHYYTEEVNAFQRTGERVTLKNLFLLFAKAFMNAGKIDTVNANSSS
- the LOC107981984 gene encoding uncharacterized protein LOC107981984 → MEFAKKLLQEETTNEIHAASGSQSLTQTKLQVGQKRSSTVVQLTDNIGNEDETEDFQNVNVNKKARKTKIGEEFCFWTESQTKLLLSLYKEHQSKLDEGSMRHKVFWTLVVEGLKQKGHAFTTVQCSTKMDTLKRESEISQFTNWQ